One Pempheris klunzingeri isolate RE-2024b chromosome 22, fPemKlu1.hap1, whole genome shotgun sequence DNA segment encodes these proteins:
- the LOC139221902 gene encoding histone H3 has translation MARTKQTARKSTGGKAPRKQLATKAARKSAPATGGVKKPHRYRPGTVALREIRRYQKSTELLIRKLPFQRLVREIAQDFKTDLRFQSSAVMALQEASEAYLVGLFEDTNLCAIHAKRVTIMPKDIQLARRIRGERA, from the coding sequence ATGGCCCGAACCAAGCAGACCGCCCGTAAGTCCACCGGAGGAAAAGCTCCCAGGAAGCAGCTGGCCACCAAGGCCGCCCGCAAGAGCGCCCCGGCCACCGGCGGAGTGAAGAAGCCTCACCGCTACAGGCCCGGCACGGTGGCCCTCAGGGAGATCCGCCGCTACCAGAAGTCCACCGAGCTGCTCATCCGCAAGCTGCCCTTCCAGCGCCTGGTCCGCGAGATCGCTCAGGACTTCAAGACCGACCTGCGCTTCCAGAGCTCGGCCGTCATGGCTCTGCAGGAGGCCAGCGAGGCTTACCTGGTCGGACTCTTCGAGGACACCAACCTGTGCGCCATCCACGCCAAGAGGGTCACCATCATGCCCAAAGACATCCAGCTGGCCCGCCGCATCCGCGGAGAGAGAGCTTAG